Proteins encoded by one window of Antechinus flavipes isolate AdamAnt ecotype Samford, QLD, Australia chromosome 4, AdamAnt_v2, whole genome shotgun sequence:
- the LOC127563078 gene encoding zinc finger protein 260-like translates to MLETFQNLVSVGIPVSRLDVISLLEKPEGAWSPENRDSSGSHQDSFSHEIKFETRSSSLMQNISVAIRKLQSKGTAWHRKMEKSEEHDVDLEKPKSNLERRSRQIAVTPRTMFNKESGVQSNIFGRSFIFGPVLVSLWREIMRNRLYNYKTLGNDVKDFPALITGNTFFLGKEFSVYTKCKTPFRYHSNLTKYHRIHAREKQHKYKKDGKAIGRRSNLTDCQNRDQNECKQDEKAFTYKRSLTNPKQIHIQEKSFEFNEFGKVFSEKERIAHQGIQTKEKPFECNQCGKSFREKGSFNKHQRVHTGEKPFQCSECGKAFSERGNLNVHQRIHTGEKPFECNQCGKTFRQKENLIHHQRIHTGEKPFECKECRKTFSVRGSLNRHQRIHTGEKPFTCNECGRAFSERGNFVKHHRTHTVEKPFPCNECGEAFGTRRRLNRHQRIHTQEKLSVCNEYGEAYSGKGYFTKQRTHTREKPFLCNECGEAFSTRGSLNRHQRIHTGEKPFTCNECGKAFSGRGYFIEHQITHTGEKPFPCKECGKAFSKQGNLNRHQRIHTGEKPFSCNDCGKAFSQKVKLMTHQSIHTGEKPFECNDCGKTFNRKDSLISHQRTHTGDKPFECNECGKTFSKMGKLNIHQRTHSGEKPFVCSECGKAFGQNIYLIYHQRTHTGERPFACNDCGKAFSWRTSLIIHQRTHAGEKPL, encoded by the coding sequence attcCTTTAGCCAcgaaataaaatttgaaacaaggagCTCAAGTCTGATGCAGAACATTTCTGTAGCTATCAGGAAGTTACAATCGAAGGGCACAGCCTGGCACCGCAAGATGGAGAAATCTGAGGAACATgatgttgatttagaaaaaccaaAGAGCAACTTGGAGAGAAGATCCAGACAAATAGCAGTCACTCCCAGAACAATGTTTAATAAAGAAAGTGGAGTTCAGAGTAATATATTTGGGAGAAGTTTTATCTTTGGACCTGTCCTTGTTTCATTGTGGAGAGAAATAATGAGGAATCGTCTCTATAACTATAAGACACTTGGAAATGATGTCAAAGATTTTCCTGCCCTAATTACTGGTAATACATTCTTCTTAGGGAAGGAGTTTTCTGTGTATACCAAATGCAAGACACCCTTTAGGTACCACTCAAATCTAACTAAATATCATAGAATACATGCTAGAGAGAaacaacataaatacaaaaaagatggCAAAGCCATTGGTAGAAGGTCAAATCTTACTGACTGTCAAAATAGAGACCAAAATGAGTGTAAGCAAGATGAGAAAGCCTTCACCTATAAGAGAAGCTTGACTAATCCTAAACAAATTCATATTCAAGAGAAATCTTTTGAATTTAATGAATTTGGAAAAGTCTTCAGTGAGAAGGAACGTATTGCTCATCAAGGAATTCAGACTAAagagaaaccctttgaatgtaaccaatgtgggaaATCCTTCCGTGAGAAAGGAAGCTTTAATAAACATCAGAgagttcatactggagagaaaccatttcaatgtagtgaatgtggaaaggccttcaGCGAGAGGGGAAACCTCAATgtgcatcagagaattcatactggagagaaaccttttgaatgtaatcaatgtgggaaAACTTTTAGACAAAAGGAAAATCTTATTCACCACCAgaggattcatactggagagaaaccttttgaatgtaaagAATGTAGGAAAACCTTCAGTGTGAGGGGAAGCCTCAACagacatcaaagaattcatactggagagaaaccatttacatgtaatgaatgtgggagaGCCTTCAGTGAGAGGGGAAACTTTGTTAAACATCATAGAACTCACACTGTAGAAAAACCCTTTCCATGTAATGAATGTGGAGAAGCTTTCGGTACAAGGAGAAGACTCAATagacatcaaagaattcatactcAAGAGAAACTCTCTGTGTGTAATGAATATGGGGAAGCCTATAGTGGGAAGGGATATTTCACTAAACAGAGAACTCATACTAGAGAAAAACCCTTTCTGTGTAATGAATGTGGGGAAGCTTTCAGCACAAGGGGAAGCCTTAATagacatcaaagaattcatactggagagaaaccctttacatgtaatgaatgtgggaaagccttcagtgGGAGGGGATACTTTATTGAACATCAAATTactcatactggagaaaaaccctttCCATGtaaagaatgtggaaaagctttcagtAAGCAGGGAAACCTCAATagacatcaaagaattcatactggagagaaacccttttcATGTAATGATTGTGGAAAAGCCTTTAGCCAAAAGGTCAAACTTATGACCCATCAGAgtattcatactggagagaaaccatttgAATGTAATGACTGTGGAAAAACTTTTAACAGGAAGGACTCTCTCATCAGTCATCAGAGGACTCACACTGGAGACAAAccatttgaatgtaatgaatgtgggaaaacttttaGCAAAATGGGAAAGCTTAATATCCATCAGAGAACACATTCTGGGGAGAAACCTTTTGTGTgcagtgaatgtggaaaagcctttggCCAGAATATATACCTTATTTATCATCAGAGAACTCATACTGGAGAGAGACCCTTTGCTTGTAATGattgtggaaaagctttcagtTGGAGAACAAGCCTTATTATTCATCAGAGGACTCATGCTGGAGAAAAACCCTTATAA